The Eptesicus fuscus isolate TK198812 chromosome 17, DD_ASM_mEF_20220401, whole genome shotgun sequence genome has a window encoding:
- the CLRN3 gene encoding clarin-3: MPTTTKTLMFLSSFFTSFGAFVVICVILGTAGWVSSTIAVSDNFSNGSIIITYGLFRGQSTQQLTHGLGDSDKDFEVLARLDDSAPKTLHSVVILSLVLSLCAALLSAGFTFYNSVSNPYQTFLGPLGVYTWSGLSGSFAFLALVLFVGNVQANRLSEVLVQSLYPRYPPATQRGTAHSYGSSFWLLLLVLLLCIVTAVIIGFFQRARRRRRQEQRKPVEQAPRDGILF, translated from the exons ATGCCTACCACCACGAAGACACTGATGTTCTTATCGAGCTTCTTCACGAGCTTCGGGGCGTTCGTGGTAATCTGCGTTATTCTGGGGACCGCTGGGTGGGTCAGCAGCACCATCGCCGTCAGTGATAACTTCTCCAACGGCAGCATTATCATCACCTACGGACTCTTCCGCGGGCAGAGCACTCAGCAGCTGACGCATGGACTTGGGGACTCGGACAAAGATTTTGAAG TTTTAGCGAGACTGGACGACTCTGCCCCGAAGACCCTGCATTCGGTGGTGATCCTGTCCCTGGTCCTCAGCTTGTGCGCGGCGCTGCTGAGTGCCGGGTTCACCTTCTACAACAGCGTCAGCAACCCCTACCAGACCTTCCTGGGGCCGCTGGGGGTGTACACCTGGAGCGGGCTCAGCG GGTCCTTCGCCTTCCTGGCCCTGGTGCTGTTTGTGGGGAACGTGCAAGCCAACCGCCTGTCGGAAGTGCTGGTGCAGTCGCTCTACCCACGCTACCCACCGGCCACGCAGCGCGGGACGGCGCACAGCTACGGCAGCTCcttctggctgctgctgctcGTCCTCCTCCTCTGCATCGTCACCGCCGTCATCATCGGCTTCTTCCAGAGGGCGCGGCGCCGGCGCCGGCAGGAGCAGCGGAAGCCGGTGGAGCAGGCGCCCCGGGACGGCATCCTCTTCTGA